Below is a genomic region from Billgrantia tianxiuensis.
GCCGTTGCGAAAGAGGCCACCGACTCCCACCCCAAGCGCACTCTGGCCGCAGCCACGTCATTCCGTAGGTCATGGTTCCAGAGCCAGTCGAAACGGGTTTCCAGATCGGCGGCGAGCCGTGCCTCGTCAGCGCCAATACCCGGAGCGCTGTACTCGTAGAGGTCCCCTGCTTCATGAGAGGTACGCTGCACCCTGCAGGCGCGCGCGTGGCGGACCGCTTCGAAGGCCGCCAGTGCTTGCTGGGCGTTTTGCCGGGTACAGGCCTGATCGGTCAGCAGGCTGGCCAGCACGTAGGCGTCCTCCAGGGCCTGGCCGGCCCCCGCCCCTTGGTGGGGCACCATGGCATGGGCCGCGTCCCCTACGATCAGCACCCGGTCGCGGTGATAGAAGGGCAACTCCGGTAGCTCATGCAAAGCCCAGCGGGTCGGCTCGGGAATGCACGCCAGGATGGCCTGGGAGGCGGCGCCCCAGCCCTCGAAGACTTCCAACATCTCCTGTTGGGCCACGGCCTTGACCCACTCCTCGCCCTCGGGCAGCCGGGGATTGGGGGTGGTGCGGTCGGTGACGAAGGCCACCACGTTGATCAGCTCGGACTGCTTGACCGGAAAAGTCAGAATGTGGCGATCTGGCCCGAGGTACATCTGCGGTACCAGCGCCAGCCGCCGGTCGGCGCCCTGCTCTTCCAGCGCCGCCCCCAGTTGCGTGGTGGGAATCATGCCGCGATAGGCGTAGGTGCCGCTCCAGAACGGGCCAAGGTCACCGTACCGGGCCGGCGGCAGCACGTGTTCGCGCACCGCCGACTTGATGCCGTCGTAGCCGATCAGGATATCGGCAGTGAAGGAGGTACCGTCGTCAAAGCGTGCGGTGGCGCCCTCGCCATTCTGCTGCACCTCGATACAACGCTTGCCGAAGTGGGCGATGCCCTCGGGCAGATTGGCGACGATGGCGTCCAGGAAGTCGGCCCGGTGCACCGAGGACTGCCCGCAGCCGGGGGCCAGGGAGGCGGTCAAATAGGCGTCGTCGCGGCCGCGCCGCCACTCGAACCAGACGTCCTCGAAGGGCGCCGGGGAGGCATCGGCGATGCGGCGGTAGGAGTTCTCCAGCCCGAGCAGTTGAATGGCCCGCACGGCGTTGGGCCCGAAGGAGACGCCGGCACCGATCTCGGAGAAACGCTCGGCGGCCTCGAAGAGGTGCACGTCGAGGCCGGGATCCCGCGACAGGGCCACGGCGAAGGCCACGCCGCCGATGCCGCCACCGACGATGCCGATGGAAAGGCGTTTTGGTTGGAGGTTGGATACCATGGTCGTGCTCCTGTGAACTGGCTGGAGGATGTGTCCTCACGCTAGGCGCGTCCCTCGCCGGCGACCACACAGCCCCCTGCATTCACTGCATAAACACGACTAATAAATCTATAAAACAATAACCTGGATGATTTCCGACCCTTCGAGACTCGACTTTTGTTTCATTCCAAGAGCGGCCGGAAAATACCCGCTGACGACGAGAACGCCATGATCAAGCTGTCGGAAATCGACGTGAACCTGCTGGTGGTGTTCGACCTCCTCTACCAGGAGCAGAACACCCAGCGGGTGGCCCTGCGCCTCGGCCTCACCCAGCCCGCGGTCAGCCATGCCCTGAAGCGACTACGCATCCTGCTCGGCGACGAACTCTTCGAGCGCACCTCCAAGGGCCTGATGCCGACGCCGCTGGCGACCCGCCTGCATCCGCCCATCGCCGAGGCCCTGGCCCGGCTGCAGGAAACCCTCAACCGACCGGAGGACTTCGACCCGGCGGTGAGCGAGCGCACCTTCAACATCGCCATGACCGACATCGGCGAGATCGTTTTCCTGCCTCGCCTGCTCCAGCGCCTGGCCCGGGAGGCGCCGGGCATCGCCCTGAGTACGGTGCGCAGTCAGCAGGAGGACCTGAAACGGGAGATGGAAGAGGGACGGATCGACCTGGCCATCGGCCTGATTCCCCAGCTCGGCGCCGGTTTCTACCAGCAGGGGCTCTTCGTGCAGCGCTATGTCTGTCTGATGCGGGCCGACCATCCCCTGGCAGCGGGAGAGTTCGACCTGGACGCCTTCGCCGCCGCCCAGCATGCCGTGGTGGTGGCCCGGGGCACCGGCCATGGCATCGTGGAGGAGCAGTTGGCCCGGTCCCGCATCAGCCGACCGATCAGGCTCGAGCTGCCCCACTTCGCCGCGGTGCCCTATATCGTCAGCAGCACCGACCTGGTGGTGACCGTCACCGACAAGCTGACCGAGGCAACCCGAGAGCGGTTCCGGCTGGCGGTGCGCGAGCACCCCGTGCCCTTCCCCGAGATTCCGATCAACCTCTTCTGGCACCGGCGATTCCATCAGGATGCCGGCAATCGCTGGCTGCGCGGGCTGATCTTCGAGATGTTTGCCGAGTGACGGCATCCCTCCGCGGCCCTCGGGCCGCCGTTGTCGTTCTACCTCGCCGTCAGCACACGTCCGTTCCCTCGACCAAAGACGTATCACCCAGAGAATGACCCGCTGGGGGTGGTGCTGTAGCCTCTATACTGTTTATACTCACAACAGTATCTATGACCAACAAGCGCTCAGCCTGACGAATGACTGCCGAGGCCCCCATGACCGAAACACTCGTCAAGACGACTCTGGACGACAGCATCTACACCATCACGCTGGCACGGCCGGAGAAGCGTAACGCCGTCAGCGATCACCTGCTAAGCGCTTTGGAAGAGGCACTGGTTGCCACCCCGAAAGAGACCCGGGTCATCATTCTTGCGGCCGAAGGCAAGCACTTCTGCGCCGGCCTCGACTTGGCCGAGCACCAGCATCGCGAGCCCTTTGGCGTGGTGCAGCACTCCCGTGGCTGGCATCGCATCTTCGATCGGCTACAGAACGGTGGCATTCCGGTAGTCACCGCCATGCAGGGCGCGGTGATCGGCGGCGGCCTGGAGCTTGCCACCGCCACCCATGTACGGGTCGCCGAATCCAGCACCGTTTATCAGTTGCCGGAAGGACGCCACGGCATCTTCGTCGGTGGCGGCGCCTCGGTGCGGGTCGCCGGCATCATCGGCCCCGGCCGCATGTGCGAGATGATGCTGACCGGTCGCGTCATGGCTGCCGAAGAGGGCCAGCGCCTCGGACTTTCCCACTACGTGGTCGGCGAGGGAGAGAGCCTCGACAAGGCCCGCCAGTTGGCCTCCCGCATCGCCGAGAACGCGCCCATGGCCAACTGGGCCATGGTTTCCGCCATCTCGCGCATCGACAACATGTCCAGCGACGACGGCCTGTTCGTCGAGTCGCTGACCGCCGCCCTGACCCAGACCAGCCCCGAGGTCGCCGAGCGCATCGGCAGCTTCTTCAAGAAGAAGGGCCAGGGCCCACGCACCTGAGGAAAGGCTGGTTCATGCTGCGCTCGATCGTCACATGAGTCAGTCCATCTCTGGTTGAACACCAACGTTCCGGGAGAGTTACCATGAAGTTCCAGGACAATACCTTCATCGTCACCGGCGGCGCCTCGGGGCTGGGAGAAGCCACCGCGCGCGCCCTGCACGACGCCGGCGGCAACGTGGTGATCGCTGATCTCAATGCCGAGCGCGGCGAGGCGTTGGCGAAAGAGCTGAACGCCAGGAGCGCCACCGACCGCGCGCTGTTCCAGCGCACCGACGTCACCAGCGAAGCCGATGCCCAGGCCGTGGTGACGCTGGCCGTGGACACCTTCGGTGGCCTGCAGGGGTTGATCAACTGCGCCGGAGTCGGCGACCCCGCCAAGGTGGTCGATCGCCACGGCGAGCCCCTGCCGCTCGAAGCCTTCTCGCGCATCGTCAACATCAACCTGCTGGGCAGCTTCAACATGCTGCGCCTGGCCGCCGCCGCCATGGCCAAGGGCGAGCCCCAGGCCGACGGCGAGCGCGGGGTGATCATCAACACCGCCTCGGTGGCGGCCTACGACGGCCAGATCGGCCAGCCCGCCTATGCGGCGTCCAAGGGCGGCATCGTCGCCATGACCCTGCCCATCGCCCGGGAGCTGGCGCGCCACGGCATTCGCGTCATGACCATCGCCCCGGGGCTGTTCAAGACCCCGCTGATGGAGGCGCTGCCGGAAGAGGCGCAGCAGTCCCTGGCCGCGTCCATCCCCTTCCCCAACCGGCTGGGCGAGCCTGGCGAATTCGCGCGCCTGGCCTGCCATATCGTCGACAACCCCATGCTCAACGGCGAAACCATTCGAGTAGATGGGGCGATCCGTATGGCACCAAGGTAAGTCCTCATCGCCATGCTCGATTACCAAGCGCCGCTGCGCGATATGCAGTTCATCCTCGAGGAGCTGGCCGGTCTCGAGCGGATCGGCGAGCTGCCCGGCTGCGAAGATGCCTCTCCGGATCTGGTCAGCGCCGTGCTGGAAGAGGCCGGCAAGTTCGCCGCCGGCGTGCTCGCGCCGCTCAATACCGTCGGCGACCGCCAGGGCTGTCGCCTGGAAGGTGAGCGAGTGGTCACCCCCGAGGGCTGGCAGGCGGCCTATGACCGGTTCCGCGAGGCCGGCTGGATCGGCCTCTCCCTGCCCCCTGAGCATGGTGGCCAGGGGCTGCCCAAGCTGGTCTCCACCCCGGTGTGGGAGATGTGGTTCGCCAGCAACATGGCCTTCGCCATGCTGCCCCAGCTCAACGTGGGCCAGACCGAGGCACTGATGATCGCCGCCAGCGAGGAACAGAAGGCCACCTGGCTCGCAAAGATCGTCAGCGGCGAATGGGCTGCCACCATGAACCTCACCGAGCCCCAGGCCGGCTCCGACCTGGCCGCCACGCGCATGCGCGCCGAGCCCGAGGGCGACGGCGCCTACCGCCTGTTCGGCCAGAAGATCTTCATCTCCTACGGCGAACACGAGCTCACCCCCAACATCGTGCACCTGGTGCTGGCCCGGCTGCCCGACGCCCCGCCGGGGGTGAAAGGCCTGTCGCTGTTCCTGGTGCCCAAGTACCTGCTCGACGAACGGGGCGAGCCGGGGCCGCGCAACGACATTCGCTGCATCGCCATCGAGCACAAGATGGGCATCCACGGCAGCCCCACCTGCACCCTCAGCTACGGCGACGACGGCGGCGCCCTGGGCTATCTGGTGGGCGAGCCGCACCAGGGTCTGGCCACCATGTTCGTGATGATGAACGAGGCCCGCTTCAACGTGGGCGTTCAGGGCGTGGCACTGGGTGAGCGCGCCTACCAAGCCGCCCTCGCCTACGCCCGAGAGCGCGTGCAGGGGCGCGATATCGTCACCGGCGAAGTCGGCCTACCGATCCTCGCCCACCCCGACGTCAAGCGCATGCTGGTGTCGATGCGCGCCCGGCTGATGGCCATGCGCGGCCTGCTCTACAGCGCCGCCGGCTGGTTCGACCTCGCCCGCCACCACCCCGATGCCGAGGTCGCCGACAAGCATCGCCACTACGTCGACCTGCTGATGCCGGTGGCCAAGGGCTGGTGCACCGAGGTGGGCAACGACCTGTGCGACGAGGCGATCCAGGTGTTCGGCGGCATGGGCTTCGTCGAGGAGACCGGGGTCGCCCAGCTGTTCCGCGACGCCCGTGTCATCACCATCTACGAGGGCACCACCGGCATCCAGGCCAACGACCTGCTAGGGCGCAAGATCCTGCGTGAGGACGCCGCCACCCTGCGCGAGCTGATCGCAGATATTCGTCAGACGGCCGGTCGGCTCGACGGTCATGAACACCTGAACGACCTGGCGCAGCCGCTCCACGACCAGGCCACCCTGCTCGACGGAACCGTCGACTGGCTGCTGGCCCACCAGGCCGACACCGCCAAACTCTACGCCGGCGCTGTGCCCCTGCTGCACCTGCTCGGCATCGCCTGCGGCGCCTGGCAGATGGCCCGTCTGGCGCTGGCCGCCGAAACCCGCCGCGCAGCAGGCGAAGGCGACCCCGACTACCTGACAGGGCTGAGCGAACTGGCCCGCTTCTATCTCGCCACCCAGGCACCCCAGGCTCAGGCCCATGGCCATACCTTGCGCCACGCCGGTGCAGTGCTGGCCCGCTTTCCCGAGAGAGGGCTGTGAGAGAGAAGGCTCTGAGCCTACGCGCACGAGAAACGCACAGACATCGGCCGCCGCTGTGCCTCTCGCCCACAGGCAAAGGTCACATCGCGCTGACCTGCTCACCGGGCGCTGACTTCTTGTGGTCCGTTCCTCGATGGGATTAGATCAGCGGTTCACGCCAACACCATGCCGAGGAAGCCGATGACCGCCCCTACTCGCCTCATCTACCTGTTCGATCCACAGTGCGGCTGGTGCTACGGTGCGGCAGTGGTAATGGAAAGGCTGCTGGAACGAGCCGAGCACGATGTCCAACTGGTCCCCACCGGGCTCTTTGCCGGCGAGGGCGCCTTTGCCATGAATGATGGCTTCGCCGCTCATGCCTGGGCGGCCGATCAGCGCATCGCGCGACTCACCGGCCAGCCATTCAGCGACGCCTATCGCGATGGGGTATTGGGTAACCGTGAGTGGCGGGTCGATTCCGGACCGGCAACGCTGGCGCTCACCGCCGTACGCCTGACCGAACCAACCCGGGAGTTCGCCGCGCTTCACGCCCTCCAGCGCGCACGCTATGTCGAAGGTCGCAACAACGCCGATCCGGCCATCGTGGCCTCCGTGCTGGAGTCGCTGGACCTGGCAGACGCGGCACGCCGCTTCCACGCGCAGGACGACGAGCTGATCACGAGCAACCAGGCACGGATCGCCGAGGGCAAGGCGTGGATGCGCCGCGTCGGCGCCAACGGCGTTCCCACCTTGGTCGTCAGCGATGAAAAAGGCGCTCGCGTGGTGAACTCGAGCGCCCTCTACGGCGATGTCGACACGCTAGAATCGGCGTTGAAAGTGAACGTCTAGTTCGTATTCATCCAGCATTCAGCTGCCAACAAAAAGGAGCGAATCATCGACACCCATCGGTGATTCGCCCCAACGATGACGATCGAAACAAGGAACGAACGGTTGGCGATAAACTCTCGTTAGAACTTGTACATCGCCATCAATTCCACCTGCTGCCCGCCCGGACGCAGCGGCATCGTCGTCGCATTACGGTCACGCCACTCGATGCCAAAGTCCAGATTGGGCAGGTAGGTGTAGATCAGGTTGACGTTCATCATCTTGAGCGTGTCATCAGCAACGGTCGGCGCGACCTCGTCCGCTTCCACCTGGGCATAGCGAATGTTGCCGCGGAACTGCTCATTGAATCGATGGCTCACACCTGCCGTATAGCCTGTCGTGCTCACCAGGTCGCCATCGGCGTTGACCTCTCCACTCGCGGCCACGCTGGCAGGGTTCGTCGCGCCGTTATACCCCCAGCCGGAGTAGATGTTGTTGCCTTTTCCCGTGTAGCCGCTCAAGGCGAGAGCGGTGTCGCCGAATTTAAACTTTGCCGCCAGGGAGAACGCGGCGCCGAATTTCGATTCATCGATGCCGGTCTCGACCTCCCGCCCGGTCACGGCAGCGTTGAAGGCGTGTCCCGCCTCGGTGCGGTGCGTATAGGATGCCACCATGTCCGGGTAGTCGGCATCCTGGTAGACCGGGTCCTGGAGGCTAAAGCGGAACCCACCCGGCGTATAGTGCAGCACCACATCGGGTCGTACGACCGCCCCACTACCGGAAACGCTGCCGACCCCAGTGCCGTAGAAATCGAGGATCTCGACGTCGAATGGCGCGTTGGCAAAGAACTGGCCCGACCAGGTCTGCCCGAGGGTCAGGTCGTCGACCTGGATGTAGGCATGGCGCAAGCGCATGGCATAGCTCGTATCCGTTTCATCCGTCGCGTTATCCAGAAGTCGCCCTCTATGAAGCCCGTCACGCTATGACCCTGGACTTCTCTGTCGACCTGGAAGTTGATGCGCGACTGGCGAGCATTGGCATCGAAGTTCCGGTCTCCCTCATCCGGATTGGTAAAGATTCCCTCCGCCTTTACATAGCCTCCGATGCTGAGATTCGCCCCACCGAATTCACCCAGATCCAGGGCATGG
It encodes:
- a CDS encoding LysR substrate-binding domain-containing protein, which codes for MIKLSEIDVNLLVVFDLLYQEQNTQRVALRLGLTQPAVSHALKRLRILLGDELFERTSKGLMPTPLATRLHPPIAEALARLQETLNRPEDFDPAVSERTFNIAMTDIGEIVFLPRLLQRLAREAPGIALSTVRSQQEDLKREMEEGRIDLAIGLIPQLGAGFYQQGLFVQRYVCLMRADHPLAAGEFDLDAFAAAQHAVVVARGTGHGIVEEQLARSRISRPIRLELPHFAAVPYIVSSTDLVVTVTDKLTEATRERFRLAVREHPVPFPEIPINLFWHRRFHQDAGNRWLRGLIFEMFAE
- a CDS encoding 3-hydroxyacyl-CoA dehydrogenase; its protein translation is MKFQDNTFIVTGGASGLGEATARALHDAGGNVVIADLNAERGEALAKELNARSATDRALFQRTDVTSEADAQAVVTLAVDTFGGLQGLINCAGVGDPAKVVDRHGEPLPLEAFSRIVNINLLGSFNMLRLAAAAMAKGEPQADGERGVIINTASVAAYDGQIGQPAYAASKGGIVAMTLPIARELARHGIRVMTIAPGLFKTPLMEALPEEAQQSLAASIPFPNRLGEPGEFARLACHIVDNPMLNGETIRVDGAIRMAPR
- a CDS encoding crotonase/enoyl-CoA hydratase family protein, coding for MTETLVKTTLDDSIYTITLARPEKRNAVSDHLLSALEEALVATPKETRVIILAAEGKHFCAGLDLAEHQHREPFGVVQHSRGWHRIFDRLQNGGIPVVTAMQGAVIGGGLELATATHVRVAESSTVYQLPEGRHGIFVGGGASVRVAGIIGPGRMCEMMLTGRVMAAEEGQRLGLSHYVVGEGESLDKARQLASRIAENAPMANWAMVSAISRIDNMSSDDGLFVESLTAALTQTSPEVAERIGSFFKKKGQGPRT
- a CDS encoding acyl-CoA dehydrogenase, with amino-acid sequence MLDYQAPLRDMQFILEELAGLERIGELPGCEDASPDLVSAVLEEAGKFAAGVLAPLNTVGDRQGCRLEGERVVTPEGWQAAYDRFREAGWIGLSLPPEHGGQGLPKLVSTPVWEMWFASNMAFAMLPQLNVGQTEALMIAASEEQKATWLAKIVSGEWAATMNLTEPQAGSDLAATRMRAEPEGDGAYRLFGQKIFISYGEHELTPNIVHLVLARLPDAPPGVKGLSLFLVPKYLLDERGEPGPRNDIRCIAIEHKMGIHGSPTCTLSYGDDGGALGYLVGEPHQGLATMFVMMNEARFNVGVQGVALGERAYQAALAYARERVQGRDIVTGEVGLPILAHPDVKRMLVSMRARLMAMRGLLYSAAGWFDLARHHPDAEVADKHRHYVDLLMPVAKGWCTEVGNDLCDEAIQVFGGMGFVEETGVAQLFRDARVITIYEGTTGIQANDLLGRKILREDAATLRELIADIRQTAGRLDGHEHLNDLAQPLHDQATLLDGTVDWLLAHQADTAKLYAGAVPLLHLLGIACGAWQMARLALAAETRRAAGEGDPDYLTGLSELARFYLATQAPQAQAHGHTLRHAGAVLARFPERGL
- a CDS encoding DsbA family protein, giving the protein MTAPTRLIYLFDPQCGWCYGAAVVMERLLERAEHDVQLVPTGLFAGEGAFAMNDGFAAHAWAADQRIARLTGQPFSDAYRDGVLGNREWRVDSGPATLALTAVRLTEPTREFAALHALQRARYVEGRNNADPAIVASVLESLDLADAARRFHAQDDELITSNQARIAEGKAWMRRVGANGVPTLVVSDEKGARVVNSSALYGDVDTLESALKVNV
- the salA gene encoding salicylate 1-monooxygenase; the protein is MVSNLQPKRLSIGIVGGGIGGVAFAVALSRDPGLDVHLFEAAERFSEIGAGVSFGPNAVRAIQLLGLENSYRRIADASPAPFEDVWFEWRRGRDDAYLTASLAPGCGQSSVHRADFLDAIVANLPEGIAHFGKRCIEVQQNGEGATARFDDGTSFTADILIGYDGIKSAVREHVLPPARYGDLGPFWSGTYAYRGMIPTTQLGAALEEQGADRRLALVPQMYLGPDRHILTFPVKQSELINVVAFVTDRTTPNPRLPEGEEWVKAVAQQEMLEVFEGWGAASQAILACIPEPTRWALHELPELPFYHRDRVLIVGDAAHAMVPHQGAGAGQALEDAYVLASLLTDQACTRQNAQQALAAFEAVRHARACRVQRTSHEAGDLYEYSAPGIGADEARLAADLETRFDWLWNHDLRNDVAAARVRLGWESVASFATA